DNA from Variovorax sp. PBL-H6:
GAACCCAGGTGTTCTTGTTGAACAGGAGATCGACGCTCGACCTCTTCGCTCGCCACGAGTTGTAGTAGGCCTCGGGGCCGGTATCGAAGCGCGCAGTCCAGTTGGGCAGCGCATCGGGCCCGGGAAGCGTGGCTGGCTTGACGAAGGGCTCGAGCTTCGACTCGAAGGGCTTGACGACCTTGTTGCAGGCCTGGCCATCGACCGTGCGCTCATCGAGCAGGCGCTCCACGCTTTCGAAGATGATCAGCTTGCCCTTGAAGCCGGCGCGCTGGAGCCACTGGTCGAAATCCTTGCACATCACCGTGCCGTACTGGCCCCAGTACGTGGTGGCGACGCGGTAGCCCGCCTTCACCAGCGACGCCTGCCAATAGAGCGTCATCGAGAAGCTGTCGCCGATGACCAGGACGTCGGCCTCGCCGACCGGCGCCGCCTTGAGGTAGGCCGGGTCGACCGTGGGTCCCGGCTTGGTCCAGCCGAAATCCTCTTCCGCCAGGTGGCCGATGCGGGTCAGGTCGCCATAGGGCGGGAGCGTGGTCAGCGAGACGAGCCACATGGCGAACACGGCCACATAGCCGGTGACGAAGATGCGGAGCCAGACTTTTGCGAGCGTCATGTCGCTTGTTTCAGAATTGGAAGTACAGGAAGGGGCTGTAGCCGCCCAGCTTCGACACCGCCCAGGCGAATACCAGGAAGCTGCCGGCGGCAACCATCAGGGTCGAACCCAGGGCCAGCACCCTGTTGCCGGCCAGCGCCTGCGGATGGGGCACCCATCGCTCGAGCGAAATGGTAGGCGGGAAGCTCAGGCAGATGACCAGGCCGACCAGCAGCGTCCTGAAGAACTCGGACTTGCGGTAGGGCACGAGCCCCAACTCGCTGAAGGCGCTCGGAGGGGCCCCGTGCATGCCCAGCATGCCCTTGTAGACGGCAATTGCCGTGTGCATGCCGTCGGCGCGGAACACCACCCACGCGATCATCACGCACAGGAAGGTGAGCAGCCAGCCGACCACGCGGCCCACGGGCCCTGCCGGTACGTTGCGCCGCACCTTGGCGTTCCAGAGGTGGTTGACCATCAGGTAGGCACCGTGCAGCGCGCCCCAGATCACGAAGGTCCAGGCGGCGCCGTGCCAGAGGCCGCCCAGCAACATGGTGAGGAACAGGTTCAGGTAGCGCCGGGCCGGACCCTTTCGGTTGCCGCCCAGCGGGACGTAAAGGTAGTCGCGCAGGAAGGTCGACAGCGAAATATGCCAGCGCCGCCAGAACTCGATGATGTTGGTCGACTTGTAGGGCGAGCGGAAGTTGAGCGGGAGTTGCACGCCCAGGCACAGCGAGAGGCCGACCGCCATGTCCGAGTAGCCCGAGAAGTCGAAGTAGATCTGCAGCGTATAGGCGAGCACGCCGAACCACGCGGTATAGAGCGTGGGGGCCATGCCGTTGTGCGCGCCGTTGAACATCAGGTCCGCGTACTGGCCCATCGGGTCGGCGATGATCAGTTTCTTGGCCAGCCCGAAGCTGAAGATGGCCAGACCTACGGCCACCTTCTGCGGATCGGCCTTGTAGGTCTGCGGGTTGGCGAACTGCGGCATCATCTGCGCGTGGTGGAGCACGGGGCCCGCGATCAGGTG
Protein-coding regions in this window:
- a CDS encoding HAD family hydrolase; this encodes MTLAKVWLRIFVTGYVAVFAMWLVSLTTLPPYGDLTRIGHLAEEDFGWTKPGPTVDPAYLKAAPVGEADVLVIGDSFSMTLYWQASLVKAGYRVATTYWGQYGTVMCKDFDQWLQRAGFKGKLIIFESVERLLDERTVDGQACNKVVKPFESKLEPFVKPATLPGPDALPNWTARFDTGPEAYYNSWRAKRSSVDLLFNKNTWVRSFPEGCKYFSHRECNKLPVFVDEEGNGPLTTGTLERIKTFAAQHPAIPQLWMVIPNKATVYLRPEFSKDFVKGFVEAKLGPDLYAFSREKSAQIQDFFFSNDTHLSMHGQLALGEHMLGVVREVLPVPQAKSP
- a CDS encoding MBOAT family O-acyltransferase is translated as MLFNSHAFLFVYFPIVLLGFFLIGKRNARAAAGFLALASLFFYGWWSVKALPLLIGSICINYWFGLRLTPGPGRGDAERKRLLIIALVVNLGVLAVFKYANFFVSNVNEGLAAAGFSPIPMLHIALPIGISFYTFTQIAFLVDCWQGKVHERSFIHYALFVTYFPHLIAGPVLHHAQMMPQFANPQTYKADPQKVAVGLAIFSFGLAKKLIIADPMGQYADLMFNGAHNGMAPTLYTAWFGVLAYTLQIYFDFSGYSDMAVGLSLCLGVQLPLNFRSPYKSTNIIEFWRRWHISLSTFLRDYLYVPLGGNRKGPARRYLNLFLTMLLGGLWHGAAWTFVIWGALHGAYLMVNHLWNAKVRRNVPAGPVGRVVGWLLTFLCVMIAWVVFRADGMHTAIAVYKGMLGMHGAPPSAFSELGLVPYRKSEFFRTLLVGLVICLSFPPTISLERWVPHPQALAGNRVLALGSTLMVAAGSFLVFAWAVSKLGGYSPFLYFQF